The Phoenix dactylifera cultivar Barhee BC4 chromosome 12, palm_55x_up_171113_PBpolish2nd_filt_p, whole genome shotgun sequence genome has a window encoding:
- the LOC103709903 gene encoding uncharacterized protein LOC103709903 isoform X2 yields the protein MYKSDITPSLPSPQICWKLLVGKMQSVREIWIRGGQGVLKRLDYMSSQAKAVFDLMEKSSINIPMIEGGQGKLCYCNNPVTPTPALPQPSKCNSSPKEFSNTTYLPPLLRPLRLQAVAKLKPLDVKHLSFHMFPLISDQSSKPSHQAEKMANDLELDSPDTPMIIKPFPYAEIGDDNYHGYGGKTSHFTTPISTPTSMHLPMNLGSISNDLSKNSEENSNKTSKAAILISQTMPFLHLKAPFPSPTPTPPPSPMILPGVPMFFQSLNHRQMEIEPVAYAMTIDDDDQADSHKPSEATMLISQPSSASPPSSITSAEETMSPAPAIFLLEGPAQLSSTPTPTPTPYNISAPTPPPKSFASLTTPLPPPTPIALSTQPPPLPSLKGSAAPPPPPLGATKAGSTPPPPPPLGAAKPGSAPPPPPSLGAAKALRARSNTKLKRSSQMGNLYRLLKGKVEGSSLNSRTSDGRKSQVGSGSSGNKAQGMADALAEMTKRSAYFQQIEEDAQKYAATIMETKSAINSFRTKDMTELLKFHQHVEQHLGKLTDETQVLARFEGFPSKKLENIRMAAALYVKLDAIITTLKSWKLASPTAQQLDKVETYFNKIKKEVDVIERTKDEESKRFQIHNIDFDFGVLLRIKESMVDLSSNCIEMALKESKEAKEEAKSKSGLSKMLWRAFQLAFRVYNFAGGQDDRADRLTSELATEIETCP from the exons ATGTATAAATCAG ATATTACTCCATCTCTACCAAGCCCTCAAATTTGCTGGAAATTGTTGGTCGGAAAAATGCAATCAGTCCGAGAAATTTGGATTCGAGGAG GTCAAGGAGTCCTTAAGAGACTGGATTACATGAGCTCACAAGCAAAAGCAGTGTTTGATCTCATGGAGAAGAGCTCCATTAATATCCCTATGATTGAGGGTGGGCAAGGCAAGTTATGCTATTGTAACAATCCAGTCACACCAACTCCAGCGCTCCCACAACCATCAAAATGTAACTCAAGTCCCAAGGAATTCTCAAACACTACCTACCTGCCACCTCTACTTCGCCCTTTAAGACTTCAAGCAGTGGCAAAATTGAAGCCCTTAGATGTCAAGCATCTTTCCTTCCACATGTTTCCTCTCATATCTGATCAGAGCTCCAAACCTTCACACCAAGCAGAAAAGATGGCTAATGACCTTGAACTGGACTCCCCAGACACTCCGATGATTATAAAGCCGTTTCCTTATGCTGAAATAGGGGACGATAATTATCATGGTTATGGAGGTAAAACTTCACATTTTACCACACCTATCTCGACACCAACATCTATGCATCTGCCGATGAACTTGGGATCAATTTCAAATGACCTTAGCAAAAACAGTGAGGAAAATAGTAACAAGACTTCTAAAGCTGCAATACTGATCTCACAAACCATGCCTTTCTTGCATTTGAAAGCTCCATTTCCATCACCAACTCCTACACCACCACCATCGCCTATGATCCTACCTGGAGTACCCATGTTCTTTCAATCACTTAACCATCGACAAATGGAAATAGAGCCTGTTGCATATGCCATGACCATAGATGATGATGATCAAGCTGATAGTCATAAACCTTCCGAAGCTACCATGTTGATCTCACAACCATCCTCTGCTTCACCACCATCATCCATTACATCGGCAGAAGAAACCATGTCACCAGCACCAGCTATCTTTCTACTAGAAGGGCCTGCACAACTATCATCTACTCCAACTCCAACTCCAACTCCATACAATATATCTGCACCAACTCCTCCTCCAAAAAGCTTTGCATCATTAACAACCCCATTGCCACCCCCAACTCCCATTGCATTATCAACTCAACCGCCACCTTTGCCATCTCTGAAAGGATCCGCAGCCCCACCACCTCCTCCCTTGGGTGCAACAAAAGCAGGATCGACACCCCCACCACCTCCACCCCTAGGTGCAGCAAAACCAGGATCAGCACCCCCACCACCTCCTTCCCTAGGTGCAGCAAAAGCACTACGTGCCAGAAGTAATACCAAATTGAAAAGATCATCCCAAATGGGAAATCTATATAGACTTCTGAAGGGAAAAGTGGAGGGGTCTAGTTTAAATAGTAGAACATCTGATGGAAGGAAGAGTCAAGTTGGAAGTGGCTCTAGTGGTAACAAGGCTCAAGGAATGGCCGATGCATTAGCTGAGATGACAAAAAG ATCAGCTTACTTTCAGCAAATTGAAGAAGATGCTCAAAAGTATGCAGCAACAATTATGGAGACAAAGTCTGCCATTAATTCTTTCAGAACGAAGGACATGACTGAGCTATTGAAATTTCATCAGCATGTTGAGCAACATCTTGGAAAACTGACTGATGAAACACAG GTGTTAGCTAGATTTGAAGGCTTCCCTTCTAAAAAACTGGAGAACATAAGAATGGCTGCAGCGTTATATGTAAAGTTGGATGCAATAATCACAACACTGAAGAGCTGGAAGTTGGCATCTCCTACTGCCCAACAACTTGATAAGGTTGAAACATATTTCAATAAG ATAAAGAAAGAAGTGGATGTGATAGAACGTACCAAAGATGAAGAATCCAAGCGATTCCAGATCCATAATATTGATTTTGACTTTGGTGTTCTTTTACGGATTAAGGAATCTATGGTCGACTTATCATCAAATTGCATAGAAATGGCACTTAAG GAGAGCaaagaagcaaaggaagaaGCCAAATCCAAAAGTGGCCTGTCAAAGATGCTGTGGAGGGCCTTTCAATTGGCTTTTCGAGTGTACAACTTTGCTGGTGGACAAGATGATCGGGCAGATAGATTGACAAGTGAATTAGCTACTGAAATAGAGACTTGTCCttaa
- the LOC103709903 gene encoding uncharacterized protein LOC103709903 isoform X1: MHPAILHRPQSTPLSFIGRQWVQEEKVFEHSRSQKGLAGLAFDACNREGESPLTGVLRDKILKLRDVLDLPPQDKHVTLHELLLETLEDLQKLYPKCMSCVCISEVDRECINQILLHLYQALKFAGNCWSEKCNQSEKFGFEEVDLKNFSFEQLGQGVLKRLDYMSSQAKAVFDLMEKSSINIPMIEGGQGKLCYCNNPVTPTPALPQPSKCNSSPKEFSNTTYLPPLLRPLRLQAVAKLKPLDVKHLSFHMFPLISDQSSKPSHQAEKMANDLELDSPDTPMIIKPFPYAEIGDDNYHGYGGKTSHFTTPISTPTSMHLPMNLGSISNDLSKNSEENSNKTSKAAILISQTMPFLHLKAPFPSPTPTPPPSPMILPGVPMFFQSLNHRQMEIEPVAYAMTIDDDDQADSHKPSEATMLISQPSSASPPSSITSAEETMSPAPAIFLLEGPAQLSSTPTPTPTPYNISAPTPPPKSFASLTTPLPPPTPIALSTQPPPLPSLKGSAAPPPPPLGATKAGSTPPPPPPLGAAKPGSAPPPPPSLGAAKALRARSNTKLKRSSQMGNLYRLLKGKVEGSSLNSRTSDGRKSQVGSGSSGNKAQGMADALAEMTKRSAYFQQIEEDAQKYAATIMETKSAINSFRTKDMTELLKFHQHVEQHLGKLTDETQVLARFEGFPSKKLENIRMAAALYVKLDAIITTLKSWKLASPTAQQLDKVETYFNKIKKEVDVIERTKDEESKRFQIHNIDFDFGVLLRIKESMVDLSSNCIEMALKESKEAKEEAKSKSGLSKMLWRAFQLAFRVYNFAGGQDDRADRLTSELATEIETCP; this comes from the exons GAAAAGGTTTTCGAGCATTCGCGGTCGCAGAAGGGATTAGCAGGTCTGGCATTCGATGCATGCAACCGAGAGGGTGAGTCGCCACTAACAGGGGTTTTAAGGGACAAGATTCTCAAACTCAGGGATGTCCTTGATTTGCCTCCTCAAGATAAGCATGTTACATTGCATGAG TTATTGCTGGAAACTTTGGAGGACCTACAGAAATTGTATCCCAAGTGCATGTCATGTGTTTGCATCTCTGAAGTTGATCGCGAATGTATAAATCAG ATATTACTCCATCTCTACCAAGCCCTCAAATTTGCTGGAAATTGTTGGTCGGAAAAATGCAATCAGTCCGAGAAATTTGGATTCGAGGAGGTAGACTTGAAAAATTTTAGTTTCGAACAACTTG GTCAAGGAGTCCTTAAGAGACTGGATTACATGAGCTCACAAGCAAAAGCAGTGTTTGATCTCATGGAGAAGAGCTCCATTAATATCCCTATGATTGAGGGTGGGCAAGGCAAGTTATGCTATTGTAACAATCCAGTCACACCAACTCCAGCGCTCCCACAACCATCAAAATGTAACTCAAGTCCCAAGGAATTCTCAAACACTACCTACCTGCCACCTCTACTTCGCCCTTTAAGACTTCAAGCAGTGGCAAAATTGAAGCCCTTAGATGTCAAGCATCTTTCCTTCCACATGTTTCCTCTCATATCTGATCAGAGCTCCAAACCTTCACACCAAGCAGAAAAGATGGCTAATGACCTTGAACTGGACTCCCCAGACACTCCGATGATTATAAAGCCGTTTCCTTATGCTGAAATAGGGGACGATAATTATCATGGTTATGGAGGTAAAACTTCACATTTTACCACACCTATCTCGACACCAACATCTATGCATCTGCCGATGAACTTGGGATCAATTTCAAATGACCTTAGCAAAAACAGTGAGGAAAATAGTAACAAGACTTCTAAAGCTGCAATACTGATCTCACAAACCATGCCTTTCTTGCATTTGAAAGCTCCATTTCCATCACCAACTCCTACACCACCACCATCGCCTATGATCCTACCTGGAGTACCCATGTTCTTTCAATCACTTAACCATCGACAAATGGAAATAGAGCCTGTTGCATATGCCATGACCATAGATGATGATGATCAAGCTGATAGTCATAAACCTTCCGAAGCTACCATGTTGATCTCACAACCATCCTCTGCTTCACCACCATCATCCATTACATCGGCAGAAGAAACCATGTCACCAGCACCAGCTATCTTTCTACTAGAAGGGCCTGCACAACTATCATCTACTCCAACTCCAACTCCAACTCCATACAATATATCTGCACCAACTCCTCCTCCAAAAAGCTTTGCATCATTAACAACCCCATTGCCACCCCCAACTCCCATTGCATTATCAACTCAACCGCCACCTTTGCCATCTCTGAAAGGATCCGCAGCCCCACCACCTCCTCCCTTGGGTGCAACAAAAGCAGGATCGACACCCCCACCACCTCCACCCCTAGGTGCAGCAAAACCAGGATCAGCACCCCCACCACCTCCTTCCCTAGGTGCAGCAAAAGCACTACGTGCCAGAAGTAATACCAAATTGAAAAGATCATCCCAAATGGGAAATCTATATAGACTTCTGAAGGGAAAAGTGGAGGGGTCTAGTTTAAATAGTAGAACATCTGATGGAAGGAAGAGTCAAGTTGGAAGTGGCTCTAGTGGTAACAAGGCTCAAGGAATGGCCGATGCATTAGCTGAGATGACAAAAAG ATCAGCTTACTTTCAGCAAATTGAAGAAGATGCTCAAAAGTATGCAGCAACAATTATGGAGACAAAGTCTGCCATTAATTCTTTCAGAACGAAGGACATGACTGAGCTATTGAAATTTCATCAGCATGTTGAGCAACATCTTGGAAAACTGACTGATGAAACACAG GTGTTAGCTAGATTTGAAGGCTTCCCTTCTAAAAAACTGGAGAACATAAGAATGGCTGCAGCGTTATATGTAAAGTTGGATGCAATAATCACAACACTGAAGAGCTGGAAGTTGGCATCTCCTACTGCCCAACAACTTGATAAGGTTGAAACATATTTCAATAAG ATAAAGAAAGAAGTGGATGTGATAGAACGTACCAAAGATGAAGAATCCAAGCGATTCCAGATCCATAATATTGATTTTGACTTTGGTGTTCTTTTACGGATTAAGGAATCTATGGTCGACTTATCATCAAATTGCATAGAAATGGCACTTAAG GAGAGCaaagaagcaaaggaagaaGCCAAATCCAAAAGTGGCCTGTCAAAGATGCTGTGGAGGGCCTTTCAATTGGCTTTTCGAGTGTACAACTTTGCTGGTGGACAAGATGATCGGGCAGATAGATTGACAAGTGAATTAGCTACTGAAATAGAGACTTGTCCttaa